From the genome of Bacteroidota bacterium:
TTCTTTAAAAAATAGTTTATTCACGAACTATATTATTATAGGTGTTCATGAATCTTCGATTTCGTAGCTCTGGCTATGCAACGATTTTTATAAATTGCTAAAACAAAAAATACTTTGGTTTTAATAGAGCAGTTTGAAATTCATTTGGTATAATTTTTTATTTAATATTTCGGTGGATACATTTATTATATATAACGGAGAAATAAAAGCTAAAGAAAAGTTCTCATTAGATCTGTCGAACAGAGGCTTTAGATTTGGAGATTCAATTTTTGAGACTATTAGAGTTTTTGAAGGCAAAATTGTTTTTATCGAAGACCATATTAAACGTCTTTTTACCACATTGGATATTGTAAGAATGAATCTTCCGGAATATTTCACTTCAGAGTATCTTCAAAAAAAGATAATAGACTTAATAAAGCTACACGATAGTAAAAACCTTAATGCACGAATTAGATTAACTGTATTCAGAAAAGAGAGTAAAGAGATTTATTTTGTAGATAAAGGTGAATATGCTGATTTTATCATTGAATATTTTCCTATAGAAAGTTCAAATTTTATCATAAATAAGGATAAAGGTTATGAAATATCTACTTATGAAAAGATAAAAAAAGCTTCAGGTTTACTTTCTCAGATAAAGAGTAATAATGTTTTATTACATTCAATTGCAGGCTCTGTAGCAAGAGAAAAATTACTGGATAATATAATCCTTGTAAATGAGAGTGATAATCTCACTGAAGCAGTAAATGCCAATATTTTTATTGGTACAGATAACATTATAAGCACTCCAAAACTTGAAGATGGGTGTGTAGATGGAATTCTCAGGAAGAAACTAATGGAATTAATACGTGAAAGATCACCTTATTCTATCATAGAAAGAGAAATTCATAAGGATGAATTATTACAGTGTGATGAAGTTTTTTTGACTAATAGTATAATGGGAATTCAACCTGTGCACAAATGCAAAGACAAAACTTATGAAACTGAAGTTTCGGAAAAGTTAAGCGAAATAATAATAAATGAGATTAATTTAATGCTGGATCAGCAGGAGAGTTAGCCCAAATTTGATATTCTCCACCAAGTCTATACATTTGTTTTCTCCACAAATTTTTACTTTTT
Proteins encoded in this window:
- a CDS encoding aminotransferase class IV; the encoded protein is MDTFIIYNGEIKAKEKFSLDLSNRGFRFGDSIFETIRVFEGKIVFIEDHIKRLFTTLDIVRMNLPEYFTSEYLQKKIIDLIKLHDSKNLNARIRLTVFRKESKEIYFVDKGEYADFIIEYFPIESSNFIINKDKGYEISTYEKIKKASGLLSQIKSNNVLLHSIAGSVAREKLLDNIILVNESDNLTEAVNANIFIGTDNIISTPKLEDGCVDGILRKKLMELIRERSPYSIIEREIHKDELLQCDEVFLTNSIMGIQPVHKCKDKTYETEVSEKLSEIIINEINLMLDQQES